The proteins below are encoded in one region of Alistipes communis:
- a CDS encoding LrgB family protein — translation MIRTFIDSDMFLLTLTVGLYCGGVALHHRLRLAILHPTLLAFVALILFLKVCGIDYGHYRQATEILDFLLGMSVVALGYLMYEQIDRLRGQVLPILTSIGVGCTVGVLSVVYIARALGADRTILNSIAPKSVTVPIAVAISEPLGGVVSVTSVVVFLVGIFGSIVGPRLLRRCGIRNPLARGLALGSAAHGIGTARAIELGAVEGALSGLAMALMGIVTALLVPLFEKFCY, via the coding sequence TGCTCACGCTCACCGTAGGACTCTACTGCGGCGGCGTGGCGCTGCACCATCGCCTCCGCCTGGCGATCCTCCACCCGACGCTGCTGGCGTTCGTCGCGCTGATACTCTTTCTGAAAGTCTGCGGCATCGACTACGGCCACTATCGTCAGGCCACCGAAATTCTCGACTTCCTGCTGGGCATGTCGGTCGTCGCGCTGGGATACCTGATGTACGAACAGATCGACCGCCTGCGCGGGCAGGTGCTTCCCATTCTGACTTCGATCGGCGTCGGCTGTACGGTCGGGGTGCTGAGCGTCGTCTATATCGCCCGCGCATTGGGCGCCGACCGCACGATTCTGAACTCCATCGCCCCCAAATCGGTCACCGTGCCGATCGCCGTGGCCATCAGCGAACCGCTCGGCGGAGTAGTGAGCGTCACCTCGGTAGTGGTCTTCCTCGTGGGCATCTTCGGCAGTATCGTCGGCCCGCGCCTGCTGCGCAGATGCGGTATCCGCAACCCCCTGGCGCGCGGGCTGGCGCTCGGTTCGGCCGCCCACGGCATCGGCACGGCGCGCGCCATCGAACTAGGCGCCGTCGAAGGCGCGCTCAGCGGACTGGCGATGGCGCTGATGGGAATCGTCACGGCACTGCTGGTTCCGTTGTTCGAAAAATTCTGTTATTAA